The nucleotide sequence CAGAGCTCGCTTACCCGTATGCCCGTTCCGTAGAGCATTTCGAGAAGCGCCTGATTTCTTTGGCCTGCAGGAGCTGAAAGATCTGAATGTTCAAAGAGAAGCTTAAGCTCTTCTTCAAACAGATATTGCGGCAGCCTGTGCTCTTTTTTAGGCAGAGAAACGCTTGAAAACGGATTTTCATCAGTGAGCTTTTCGCGGTTCAGAAATCTGTAAAAGCTTCTGAGAGAAGAAATCTTCCGTGAAATCGTTTTTCTGGCAAAATTTTTTTGATGAAGCTGAGTTAAGTACAATCGTGTATCGGAATATGTAATGAGACGGAGATCAGTTAGCGACTGCTCCTGCATAAAGACAAAAAAATCTTCTATATCGGAAACATAATTCACAATTGTATATTGTGAATAGTTTTTCTCAATCTGTAAATATTCTACGAACAACTTTAAAGAATTCTTAACATTTTCCATCCATAACACCTCACAAGGGCTACTAAATGGTATCACACATTCAGCAGCCCTTGCAAATTATTTCTCTTATTTTTTCGAAATTTTTTGAATTGTTTCTAGCGCTCTGTTTGCATACTTTTCATAGCGCTCTTTCTTGTTGCGCATGCGTTCCGGAAGCTCTGCAAAAATGCCGAAGTTTGCATTCATAGGCTGGAAATTATCCGGATTTGCTGTTGTAATATAGCGCGCCATGCTACCCATTGCTGTTTCATGAGGAAGCACGAGGAGTTCTTCTCCAAGT is from Bacillus sp. FSL H8-0547 and encodes:
- the xerC gene encoding tyrosine recombinase XerC, which encodes MENVKNSLKLFVEYLQIEKNYSQYTIVNYVSDIEDFFVFMQEQSLTDLRLITYSDTRLYLTQLHQKNFARKTISRKISSLRSFYRFLNREKLTDENPFSSVSLPKKEHRLPQYLFEEELKLLFEHSDLSAPAGQRNQALLEMLYGTGIRVSELCMIKLSDLDLHIGTVLVNGKGGKQRYVPFGSFAQDAVELYIGSGRKTLMEKRKQSEHHELLFVNQRGGPLTATGVRHILNELIHKTSLTMKITPHMFRHTFATHLLNQGADMRSVQELLGHAHLSSTQVYTHVSKDHLRKIYMNHHPRA